The following proteins are encoded in a genomic region of Xanthomonas citri pv. mangiferaeindicae:
- a CDS encoding cytochrome oxidase assembly protein has protein sequence MTHSPPSNATPYRPAVHRHFHRIAWFAAALTLCVIVFGAFVRLSDAGLSCPDWPTCYGRATWPQAATDVSDHAASAIRPFETHKAWREQVHRHLAATLGVFVLGLALLAVRRRRLGLVQVIGAALLVALAIPLYMRGETMAALAVAGLGEALLLFAALRWSNIDLARAAVLTLAVVIFQALLGKWTVTLLLKPVIVMGHLLGGMLTFSLLLWMAWRATMQPIVLAQAHTLRRWTLVAIAVVGVQIALGGWVSANYAALACGAGGWTTAVHHYGDFPKCVGQWWPRGDFGEGFVLWRGVGVDYEGGVLDGAARIAIQLAHRAMAVVVFFTLLAFVVRLSRTPGLRGWAAALGALTLAQVLLGILNVKLALPLWVAVLHNGGAALLLFVLVSLLARLRRPD, from the coding sequence ATGACCCACAGCCCGCCCTCGAACGCCACGCCCTACCGCCCGGCCGTCCACCGCCACTTCCACCGCATCGCCTGGTTCGCGGCGGCGCTGACGCTGTGCGTGATCGTGTTCGGCGCATTCGTGCGGCTGTCCGATGCCGGGCTCAGCTGCCCGGATTGGCCGACCTGCTACGGGCGCGCGACCTGGCCGCAGGCCGCCACCGATGTCAGCGACCACGCCGCGAGCGCGATCCGGCCGTTCGAGACCCACAAGGCCTGGCGCGAGCAGGTCCACCGCCACCTGGCGGCGACGCTGGGCGTGTTCGTGCTCGGCCTGGCGTTGCTGGCGGTGCGTCGTCGGCGTCTGGGCCTGGTGCAGGTGATCGGCGCGGCGCTGTTGGTCGCGCTGGCGATCCCGCTGTACATGCGCGGCGAGACGATGGCCGCGCTGGCGGTCGCCGGGCTCGGCGAGGCACTGCTGCTGTTCGCGGCGCTGCGCTGGTCGAACATCGACCTGGCGCGCGCGGCGGTGCTGACGCTGGCGGTGGTGATTTTCCAGGCGCTGCTGGGCAAGTGGACGGTGACCTTGCTGCTCAAGCCGGTGATCGTCATGGGCCACCTGCTTGGCGGCATGCTGACGTTCTCGCTGCTGCTGTGGATGGCCTGGCGGGCGACGATGCAGCCGATCGTGCTGGCGCAGGCGCACACATTGCGGCGCTGGACGCTCGTGGCGATCGCGGTGGTCGGCGTGCAGATCGCGCTCGGCGGCTGGGTCAGCGCCAACTATGCGGCGCTGGCCTGCGGCGCCGGCGGCTGGACGACCGCGGTCCACCACTACGGCGATTTCCCCAAGTGCGTCGGCCAGTGGTGGCCGCGGGGCGATTTTGGCGAAGGCTTCGTGCTGTGGCGCGGGGTCGGCGTCGACTACGAGGGGGGCGTGCTCGACGGCGCGGCACGCATCGCGATCCAACTGGCGCACCGCGCGATGGCGGTGGTGGTGTTCTTCACGCTGCTCGCCTTCGTCGTGCGCCTGTCGCGCACGCCCGGCCTGCGCGGCTGGGCAGCGGCGCTGGGCGCGCTGACGCTGGCGCAAGTGCTGCTGGGCATCCTCAACGTCAAGCTCGCGCTGCCGCTGTGGGTCGCGGTGCTGCACAACGGCGGCGCCGCGCTGCTGCTGTTCGTGCTGGTCTCGTTGCTGGCGCGGCTGCGGCGGCCCGACTGA
- a CDS encoding tyrosine--tRNA ligase: protein MSQTSALDLIARGSDEILKRDDLQARLALGRPLRIKAGFDPTAPDLHLGHTVLLNKMRQFQDLGHTVIFLIGDFTGMIGDPSGKSATRKALSREDVLANAETYKAQVFKVLDAERTEVRFNSEWFGAMGAADMIRLASTHTVARMLERDDFAKRYAGQQPIAIHEFLYPLVQGYDSVALRADVECGGTDQKFNLLMGRALQEHHGQAPQVVLTMPLLVGLDGVAKMSKSLGNYIGVTDPAIDIVNKTMKIGDALMWNWIELLSLEIGIDEAVRLRAEVEAGALNPRDVKLRLARELATRFHDADAAQTAIAGWHAAVTGEGDVTALPLQDVAVPTEGLRIAALLTAAGITPSNSEANRKLKERAVKVDGAVVEDAGLVLAPGFEGVLQVGKRNFARVRLIG, encoded by the coding sequence ATGTCCCAGACTTCCGCCCTCGACCTGATCGCACGCGGCAGCGACGAAATCCTCAAGCGCGATGACCTGCAGGCCCGGCTCGCCCTCGGTCGCCCGTTGCGCATCAAGGCCGGTTTCGACCCGACCGCGCCCGACCTGCATCTGGGTCACACGGTGCTGCTCAACAAGATGCGCCAGTTCCAGGACCTGGGCCATACGGTGATCTTCCTGATCGGCGACTTCACCGGAATGATCGGTGATCCGTCGGGCAAGAGCGCCACACGCAAGGCCCTCTCGCGCGAGGACGTGCTCGCGAATGCCGAGACCTACAAGGCGCAGGTGTTCAAGGTGCTCGATGCCGAGCGTACCGAAGTGCGCTTCAACTCCGAATGGTTCGGGGCAATGGGCGCGGCGGACATGATCCGACTGGCGTCCACCCATACGGTTGCGCGCATGCTCGAGCGCGACGACTTCGCCAAGCGTTACGCCGGCCAGCAGCCGATCGCGATCCACGAGTTTCTCTATCCGCTGGTGCAGGGTTACGACTCGGTCGCGCTGCGCGCCGATGTCGAATGCGGCGGTACCGACCAGAAGTTCAACCTGCTGATGGGACGCGCGCTGCAGGAACATCATGGTCAGGCGCCGCAGGTCGTGTTGACGATGCCACTGCTCGTCGGTCTGGACGGCGTGGCCAAGATGTCCAAGTCGCTGGGCAACTACATCGGTGTGACCGACCCGGCGATCGACATCGTCAACAAGACGATGAAGATCGGCGACGCGCTGATGTGGAACTGGATCGAGCTGTTGAGCCTGGAGATCGGCATCGACGAAGCCGTCCGGCTCCGCGCCGAGGTCGAGGCCGGCGCGCTGAACCCGCGCGATGTGAAGCTGCGCTTGGCCCGCGAGCTCGCGACGCGCTTCCACGACGCCGACGCGGCGCAGACCGCGATCGCCGGCTGGCATGCCGCGGTGACCGGTGAGGGCGATGTGACCGCGCTGCCGTTGCAGGATGTCGCGGTGCCCACCGAGGGCCTGCGCATCGCCGCACTGCTCACTGCGGCCGGCATCACCCCGAGCAATTCGGAGGCCAATCGCAAGCTCAAGGAGCGGGCGGTCAAGGTCGACGGCGCCGTCGTCGAGGACGCCGGCCTCGTGCTCGCCCCCGGCTTCGAAGGCGTGCTACAGGTCGGCAAGCGCAACTTCGCGCGGGTGCGGCTGATCGGCTGA
- a CDS encoding 30S ribosomal protein S21 yields the protein MPSVKVRENEPFEFALRRFKRTCEKAGVLAETRKREFYEKPTQERKRKAAAAVKRQARRVSRDVTKRQRLY from the coding sequence ATGCCTAGCGTCAAAGTCCGCGAAAACGAGCCCTTCGAGTTTGCGCTGCGCCGTTTCAAGCGCACCTGCGAGAAGGCCGGCGTGCTCGCCGAAACCCGCAAGCGCGAGTTCTACGAGAAGCCGACCCAGGAGCGCAAGCGCAAGGCCGCTGCGGCCGTGAAGCGTCAGGCGCGTCGCGTCTCGCGCGACGTCACCAAGCGCCAGCGCCTGTACTGA
- a CDS encoding peptidase M23: MTALLAAALPVLEVAAQNSRETERRLERVRKELRDVAAERRRLEGQRGAAARELRQADEQVAASTTALRETRIKLAAEQAELERLQARRQTLIATVEQRRAELATLLRAAYTIGDEAALKLMLAQDRVADAGRLLVYHRYLQQQRSERIAELRAEMTELDGMEAAIQDRRAALEAAHAEQRARLAQVEADRSKRADAVKGLDAKFNDRSAREKALGQDARALERVLAQLRAAARRAEAERRAAAAAAREREAREAREARQSGSGTRAPSRPRPQVARAPAPQVGGLGWPISGALLTAFGGRLPDGSSSNGVLIGAAAGTPVKAVADGTVVFAEWMTGYGMLLIVDHGNGYMSLYAHNDALLRKTGDAVKRGDTIASVGNSGGQGRSGLYFELRQNGKPVNPTTWLQRR, encoded by the coding sequence CTGACCGCGCTGCTGGCCGCGGCGCTGCCGGTGCTCGAGGTCGCGGCCCAGAACAGTCGCGAGACCGAACGCCGCCTGGAGCGGGTGCGCAAGGAGCTGCGTGACGTTGCCGCCGAGCGCCGTCGCCTCGAGGGCCAGCGCGGCGCCGCCGCACGCGAGCTGCGCCAGGCCGACGAACAGGTTGCGGCATCGACCACCGCGCTGCGCGAAACCCGGATCAAGCTCGCGGCCGAGCAGGCCGAGCTCGAGCGCCTGCAGGCGCGCCGCCAGACCCTCATCGCCACCGTCGAGCAGCGTCGCGCCGAGTTGGCGACCTTGCTGCGGGCGGCCTACACCATCGGCGACGAGGCCGCGCTCAAGCTGATGCTGGCGCAGGACCGGGTTGCCGACGCCGGCCGCCTGCTGGTCTATCACCGCTACCTGCAGCAGCAGCGCAGCGAGCGCATCGCAGAGCTGCGGGCCGAAATGACCGAGCTCGACGGCATGGAGGCGGCGATCCAGGATCGCCGCGCCGCGCTCGAAGCCGCGCACGCCGAGCAGCGGGCACGGCTGGCGCAGGTCGAGGCCGATCGCAGCAAGCGCGCCGACGCAGTCAAAGGGCTGGATGCGAAGTTCAACGATCGCAGCGCTCGTGAAAAGGCCCTGGGCCAGGATGCTCGCGCGCTCGAGCGCGTACTGGCGCAGCTGCGCGCGGCCGCACGTCGGGCCGAGGCCGAACGGCGCGCGGCGGCCGCTGCGGCGCGCGAGCGCGAGGCGCGGGAGGCCCGCGAAGCCCGGCAGAGCGGGAGCGGCACCCGTGCGCCGTCCCGGCCACGGCCGCAGGTCGCCCGCGCCCCGGCGCCGCAGGTCGGCGGCCTGGGCTGGCCGATCAGTGGCGCGCTGCTGACCGCCTTCGGCGGCAGGCTGCCCGACGGCAGCAGCAGCAACGGCGTGCTGATCGGCGCGGCCGCGGGCACCCCCGTCAAGGCTGTCGCCGACGGTACCGTCGTGTTCGCCGAGTGGATGACCGGTTACGGCATGCTGCTGATCGTCGACCACGGCAACGGCTACATGAGCCTGTACGCGCACAACGACGCCTTGCTGCGCAAGACCGGCGATGCGGTGAAACGCGGCGACACCATCGCCAGCGTCGGTAACTCCGGCGGCCAGGGCCGCAGTGGCCTGTACTTCGAATTGCGCCAGAACGGCAAGCCGGTCAATCCGACGACCTGGCTGCAGCGTCGCTGA
- a CDS encoding aminopeptidase: protein MRRPHLMLALPAALALAACGAQDKAADTAATSPTPDAAHTFSPEITGADFGELVKTLASDEFEGRAPGTVGEDRTVEYISAQFQRIGLQPGGDNDSWYQTVPMVETTADESTVLKLTTAKGARDLAFGRDMVLGTRTGKPQIEVADSELVFVGYGVDAPEQNWNDYAGLDVKGKTVVILVNDPGFHAQDASLFEGERMTYYGRWTYKFEEAARKGAAAALIVHDTAGASYGWDVVKNSWSGAQFDLRPQDDPEPRLPAQGWITGDVARALFADAGLDLDAQIQAANQRGFKPVPLNAKVSFDLKSTVAEKSSRNVVGILPGTEAPNEAILYLAHWDHLGKHEGGQSDNGEDTIYNGAIDNATGVAGIIEIAEKFATAEPKPKRSLVFLAVTLEESGLLGSKYYVAQPSIDLAQTVGVINLDAMSVAGPSRDFVVTGKGSSELEDILQTYAGQQNRTLVEEGNPAGGYYFRSDHFNFAKAGVPALYAKGGNDLIEGGVAAGKAASDDYATRYHQPGDEYNPDWNLDGVVQDLEALYGVGRTLADGDRWPNWYDGNPFKAARDAARSEVGGAP from the coding sequence ATGCGCAGACCCCACTTGATGCTGGCCCTGCCGGCCGCGCTCGCGCTTGCGGCATGCGGCGCCCAGGACAAGGCGGCCGACACCGCAGCGACGTCCCCCACGCCCGACGCCGCACATACGTTCTCGCCCGAGATCACCGGTGCGGACTTCGGCGAACTGGTCAAGACGCTGGCTTCCGATGAATTCGAGGGTCGCGCGCCGGGCACCGTCGGCGAAGACCGCACGGTCGAGTACATCAGCGCCCAGTTCCAGCGCATCGGTCTGCAGCCGGGCGGCGACAACGACAGCTGGTACCAGACCGTGCCGATGGTCGAGACCACGGCCGACGAGTCGACTGTGCTCAAGCTCACCACCGCCAAGGGCGCGCGCGACCTGGCGTTCGGCCGCGACATGGTGCTGGGCACGCGCACCGGCAAGCCGCAGATCGAAGTCGCCGACAGCGAATTGGTGTTCGTCGGTTACGGCGTCGACGCGCCCGAGCAGAACTGGAACGACTACGCCGGCCTCGACGTCAAGGGCAAGACCGTGGTCATCCTGGTCAACGATCCGGGCTTCCACGCCCAGGATGCGTCGCTGTTCGAAGGCGAGCGCATGACCTACTACGGCCGCTGGACCTACAAGTTCGAGGAAGCCGCGCGCAAGGGCGCGGCCGCCGCACTGATCGTGCATGACACCGCCGGTGCGTCCTATGGCTGGGACGTGGTCAAGAACTCGTGGTCGGGCGCGCAGTTCGACCTGCGCCCGCAGGACGATCCCGAGCCGCGCCTGCCGGCGCAGGGCTGGATCACCGGTGATGTCGCCCGCGCCCTGTTCGCCGACGCCGGCCTCGACCTCGATGCGCAGATCCAGGCCGCCAACCAGCGCGGCTTCAAGCCGGTGCCGCTGAACGCCAAGGTGTCGTTCGACCTCAAGAGCACGGTGGCCGAGAAGAGCTCGCGCAACGTCGTGGGCATCCTGCCCGGGACCGAAGCGCCGAACGAGGCGATCCTCTATCTCGCCCACTGGGACCACCTGGGCAAGCATGAGGGCGGGCAATCCGATAACGGCGAGGACACGATCTACAACGGTGCGATCGACAACGCCACCGGCGTGGCCGGCATCATCGAGATCGCCGAGAAATTCGCCACTGCCGAGCCCAAGCCGAAGCGCTCGCTGGTGTTTCTGGCGGTCACGCTCGAGGAATCGGGCCTGCTGGGCAGCAAGTACTACGTCGCCCAGCCGAGCATCGACCTGGCGCAGACGGTCGGCGTGATCAACCTCGACGCGATGAGCGTCGCCGGCCCCTCGCGCGACTTCGTCGTCACCGGCAAGGGCAGCTCGGAGCTGGAGGACATCCTGCAGACCTACGCCGGCCAGCAGAACCGCACGCTGGTCGAGGAAGGCAATCCGGCCGGCGGTTACTACTTCCGCTCCGACCACTTCAACTTCGCCAAGGCCGGCGTGCCCGCGCTCTATGCCAAGGGCGGCAACGACCTGATCGAAGGCGGCGTCGCTGCCGGCAAGGCAGCCAGCGACGACTACGCCACGCGCTATCACCAGCCCGGCGACGAGTACAACCCGGACTGGAACCTCGACGGCGTCGTGCAGGACCTCGAGGCGCTGTACGGCGTCGGCCGCACGCTCGCCGACGGCGACCGCTGGCCGAACTGGTACGACGGCAATCCGTTCAAGGCCGCACGCGACGCGGCGCGCAGCGAGGTCGGCGGCGCACCGTAA
- a CDS encoding glutamyl-tRNA amidotransferase — protein MTLKQQLTEDMKAAMKGGDKHSLGVIRLVNAAIKQREVDERIELDDAAVLAVLEKMVKQRKDSVTQYAGAGREDLAQIERDEIAVIERYLPEKLGEAEIIAAIEAAKAQTGASSPADIGKLMGVLKPQLAGKADMGEVSRLVKQSLG, from the coding sequence ATGACCCTCAAACAGCAACTCACCGAAGACATGAAGGCCGCGATGAAGGGCGGCGACAAGCACAGCCTGGGCGTGATCCGCCTGGTCAACGCCGCGATCAAGCAGCGCGAAGTCGACGAACGCATCGAGCTCGACGACGCCGCGGTGCTCGCCGTGCTGGAGAAGATGGTCAAGCAGCGCAAGGATTCGGTGACCCAGTACGCCGGCGCCGGACGCGAGGACCTGGCCCAGATCGAGCGCGACGAGATCGCGGTCATCGAGCGCTATCTGCCCGAGAAGCTCGGCGAGGCCGAGATCATCGCCGCGATCGAGGCGGCGAAGGCCCAGACCGGCGCCAGCAGCCCGGCCGACATCGGCAAGCTGATGGGCGTGCTCAAGCCGCAGCTGGCCGGCAAGGCCGACATGGGCGAGGTCTCGCGCCTGGTCAAGCAGTCGCTGGGCTGA
- a CDS encoding protoheme IX farnesyltransferase translates to MAGSKAREYWTLTKPRVVALIVFTALVGMFLAVPGLPPARESVFGLLGIWLAAASAAAINHLIDQRIDKVMARTAHRPLATGALRPGQVLAFALVLGALSMAILILLVNTLTAVLTFASLIGYAVVYTGWLKRATPQNIVIGGIAGAAPPLLGWAAVTGMTGQWDWAHALLLVLIVFVWTPPHFWALAIFRREDYARALVPMLPVTHGVAYTRWQILIYTVLLVVVTLLPVAIGMSGLFYLGGAVVLGLVFLWYAWRLLDPPDEFFAMRMFNYSVVYLMALFAFLLVDHWLLPWLPGRAD, encoded by the coding sequence ATGGCCGGCAGCAAGGCACGCGAGTACTGGACGCTGACCAAGCCGCGGGTGGTCGCGCTGATCGTGTTCACTGCCCTGGTGGGCATGTTTCTTGCCGTCCCGGGCCTGCCGCCGGCGCGTGAGAGCGTGTTCGGCCTGCTCGGCATCTGGCTGGCGGCCGCCTCGGCGGCGGCGATCAACCACCTGATCGACCAGCGCATCGACAAGGTCATGGCGCGCACCGCGCATCGCCCGCTGGCGACTGGGGCGCTGCGGCCGGGGCAGGTGCTGGCATTCGCGCTGGTGCTCGGCGCGCTGTCGATGGCGATCCTGATCCTGCTGGTCAACACGCTGACCGCGGTGTTGACCTTCGCCTCGCTGATCGGCTACGCGGTCGTTTACACCGGCTGGCTCAAGCGCGCGACGCCGCAGAACATCGTGATCGGCGGCATCGCCGGCGCTGCACCACCGCTGCTGGGCTGGGCCGCGGTGACCGGCATGACCGGACAGTGGGACTGGGCGCACGCGCTGCTGCTGGTGCTGATCGTGTTCGTGTGGACGCCGCCGCACTTCTGGGCGCTGGCGATCTTCCGACGCGAGGATTACGCCCGCGCGCTGGTGCCGATGCTGCCGGTGACCCACGGCGTGGCCTACACACGCTGGCAGATCCTGATCTACACGGTGCTGCTGGTGGTGGTCACACTGCTGCCGGTGGCGATCGGCATGAGCGGACTGTTCTACCTGGGCGGGGCGGTCGTGCTCGGCCTGGTGTTCCTCTGGTACGCCTGGCGGCTGCTCGATCCGCCGGACGAGTTCTTCGCGATGCGGATGTTCAATTACTCGGTGGTGTACCTGATGGCGCTGTTCGCGTTCCTGCTGGTCGACCACTGGCTGCTGCCGTGGCTGCCGGGGCGGGCGGACTGA
- a CDS encoding phosphoglycerate mutase (2,3-diphosphoglycerate-independent) translates to MPHATPASRPRPVVLLILDGWGHRDDPRDNALALANIPTWRGLLAAHPSTLIHTEGRHVGLPDGQMGNSEVGHMNIGAGRVVYQDLTRIDAAIEDGSFFANAELGAACDAVRANGGTLHVMGLLSPGGVHSHEAHLFAMLELAHRRGVARVAVHAFTDGRDMPPRSAEPSLRALHERCAALGNAHVASVSGRYYAMDRDQRWERVRQAWDAIVEAASPYRAPDAVAALQAAYARDENDEFVRPTVIDGAVPMADGDAVVFMNFRADRARQLTAAFVDPAFAGFQARRPALSRFVCLTEYDARLPAPLAFAPDDLPNTLGEVLGAQGLTQLRIAETEKYAHVTFFLSGGREAPFPGEERILVPSPKVATYDLQPEMSAPEVCAQLVQAVRDERFDVVICNFANPDMVGHTGVLEAAIKAVETVDRAVGEIVEIVRAKGGELLVTADHGNVEMMRDPETGEPHTAHTVGPVDLVYVGSRPGPLRRGGALRDLAPTILDLLGLPVPAEMTGRSLLQADG, encoded by the coding sequence GTGCCGCATGCCACTCCCGCCTCCCGTCCGCGCCCCGTCGTCCTGCTGATCCTCGACGGCTGGGGACACCGCGACGACCCGCGCGACAACGCGCTCGCGCTCGCGAACATTCCGACCTGGCGCGGTCTGCTCGCCGCGCATCCGAGCACGCTGATCCATACCGAGGGTCGCCACGTCGGCCTGCCGGACGGGCAAATGGGCAACTCGGAGGTCGGCCACATGAACATCGGTGCCGGCCGGGTCGTCTATCAGGACCTGACCCGCATCGATGCCGCGATCGAGGACGGCAGTTTCTTCGCCAACGCCGAGTTGGGCGCGGCCTGCGACGCGGTGCGCGCCAACGGCGGCACGCTGCACGTGATGGGCCTGCTCTCGCCCGGCGGCGTCCACAGCCACGAGGCGCACCTGTTCGCGATGCTCGAACTGGCGCATCGCCGCGGCGTGGCGCGCGTGGCCGTGCACGCGTTCACCGATGGCCGCGACATGCCGCCGCGTTCGGCCGAACCGAGCCTGCGCGCGCTGCACGAGCGCTGCGCAGCCTTGGGCAACGCGCACGTTGCCAGCGTGTCGGGCCGCTACTACGCGATGGACCGCGACCAGCGCTGGGAGCGCGTGCGCCAGGCCTGGGACGCGATCGTCGAAGCGGCCTCGCCGTACCGCGCGCCCGACGCAGTCGCAGCCCTGCAGGCTGCCTATGCGCGCGACGAGAACGACGAATTCGTGCGTCCGACCGTCATCGACGGCGCGGTGCCGATGGCCGACGGCGATGCCGTGGTGTTCATGAACTTCCGCGCCGACCGCGCCCGCCAGCTCACCGCAGCGTTCGTCGATCCGGCCTTCGCCGGGTTCCAGGCGCGGCGCCCAGCGCTGTCGCGCTTCGTCTGCCTGACCGAGTACGACGCGCGGCTGCCCGCACCGCTGGCCTTCGCGCCCGACGATCTGCCCAACACGCTGGGCGAAGTGCTCGGCGCCCAAGGGCTGACCCAGCTGCGCATCGCCGAGACCGAGAAGTACGCGCACGTCACGTTCTTCCTCAGCGGCGGCCGCGAGGCGCCGTTCCCGGGCGAGGAGCGCATCCTGGTGCCCAGCCCCAAGGTCGCGACCTACGATCTGCAGCCGGAGATGAGCGCGCCCGAGGTCTGCGCGCAACTGGTGCAGGCAGTGCGCGACGAGCGCTTCGATGTCGTGATCTGCAACTTCGCCAACCCCGACATGGTCGGGCACACCGGCGTGCTCGAGGCGGCGATCAAGGCGGTGGAGACCGTCGACCGCGCGGTCGGCGAGATCGTCGAGATCGTGCGTGCGAAGGGCGGCGAACTGCTGGTCACGGCCGACCACGGCAACGTCGAGATGATGCGCGACCCCGAGACCGGCGAGCCGCACACCGCACACACGGTCGGCCCAGTCGATCTGGTCTACGTCGGCAGCCGGCCCGGCCCGCTGCGCCGGGGTGGAGCGCTGCGCGACCTGGCGCCGACGATCCTCGACCTGCTGGGCCTGCCGGTGCCGGCCGAGATGACCGGCCGCAGCCTGCTGCAGGCCGACGGCTGA
- a CDS encoding anhydro-N-acetylmuramic acid kinase, protein MPQTPARAPMPDLFLGLISGTSADGIDAAIVGFQSDTTGRLQADLRLGRTYPWPDDLRTQLVALGQQAAPLTLDDLGELDSRIAEGFAQAANRVLAEAGLTAADIAAIGSHGQTLRHRPQGRHGDGRHGFTLQLGDPSRIAERTGIRTVADFRRRDVAAGGHGAPLLPALHAALLHAPGEDRAVLNLGGIANLTLLPADGTAVRGFDTGPANGLMDAWCLRHTGQPFDRGGALAAGGQVDPTLLARLRAAPWFALPPPKSSGRDQFHLDWVETALTGAEAPADVQATLLALSATTIADALRATQPGTTRLIVCGGGVHNPALMAAVADALPGIAVVSSAAHGLDPDHVEAMGFAWLGRQTVLGLPGNLPSVTGAAGPRVLGGIYPA, encoded by the coding sequence ATGCCCCAAACCCCTGCGCGCGCGCCCATGCCTGACCTGTTTCTCGGCCTGATCTCGGGCACCAGCGCCGACGGCATCGATGCGGCGATCGTCGGCTTTCAGAGCGATACCACAGGCCGACTGCAGGCCGACCTGCGCCTGGGCCGCACCTACCCCTGGCCCGATGACCTGCGCACGCAGCTGGTGGCGCTGGGCCAGCAGGCCGCGCCGCTGACCCTCGACGACCTGGGCGAGCTCGACAGCCGGATCGCCGAGGGCTTCGCGCAGGCGGCGAACCGGGTGCTGGCCGAGGCCGGGCTGACGGCTGCGGACATCGCGGCGATCGGCTCGCACGGCCAGACACTCCGCCATCGCCCACAGGGACGCCATGGCGACGGGCGGCACGGGTTCACGCTGCAGCTTGGCGATCCCTCGCGCATCGCCGAGCGCACCGGCATCCGCACCGTGGCCGATTTCCGCCGCCGCGATGTCGCCGCCGGCGGCCACGGCGCTCCGCTGCTGCCGGCACTGCACGCCGCGCTGCTGCACGCGCCCGGCGAGGACCGGGCGGTGCTCAACCTGGGCGGCATCGCCAATCTCACCCTGCTGCCGGCCGACGGCACTGCGGTGCGTGGCTTCGACACCGGTCCGGCCAACGGGCTGATGGACGCTTGGTGCCTCCGGCACACCGGCCAGCCGTTCGACCGCGGCGGCGCACTGGCGGCCGGCGGCCAGGTCGATCCGACCCTGCTGGCGCGGCTGCGTGCTGCGCCCTGGTTCGCGCTGCCACCGCCCAAGTCCTCGGGCCGCGACCAGTTCCATCTGGACTGGGTCGAGACCGCACTGACCGGCGCTGAGGCCCCGGCCGACGTGCAGGCGACGTTGCTGGCGCTGAGCGCGACGACGATCGCCGATGCACTGCGCGCCACCCAGCCGGGCACCACGCGCCTGATCGTGTGCGGCGGCGGCGTGCACAACCCCGCGCTGATGGCGGCGGTGGCCGATGCCCTGCCCGGCATCGCCGTGGTGTCGAGCGCGGCGCACGGGCTCGACCCCGATCACGTCGAGGCCATGGGCTTTGCGTGGCTGGGCCGGCAGACCGTGCTCGGCCTGCCGGGGAATCTGCCGTCGGTGACCGGCGCCGCCGGCCCCCGGGTGCTCGGCGGTATCTACCCGGCCTGA